The Rhodamnia argentea isolate NSW1041297 chromosome 7, ASM2092103v1, whole genome shotgun sequence genome contains the following window.
CTTGATAAACGTCGCGGTTTCGCTTTCTTGggctctcttcttctctcggTGAATCCCTCACGGTGTTTCATGAtccaaaacctttcaatttcgGCGGCGCTCCGTCCCGGGATCCGCCCGGCTATCAAGTCCCACCTGCAGAAAAGAGCCCGTCGTTGAAGCCGTCGTGTTCTGAGATAACCAAGTCTCAAAAATTGGTTCGCCGACTGATAATTTTGACGTACCAAATTGGTACGCTGCTGTGTAGCATGTGCGCATGCCTATATTCTGCGGAATGTCTTTTAACAGAAGCACATGCATGTCGGTagcaaagaaagacaaaagttTTGAAATGTGTATGGATATAGGGAAGACacatttttatgattataatATGGAGAAGAAATTGTCTAATCAATCATAAACCTACTGCAATGGTGCCGAGCCAGTTCTAAACTctgcaattttgtcaattcaatcctcaaTCCttatcaaaatttcaatattgtGCTTCTGGTCTCGCAGATTGCTGACGTGACGATGCGCCACCGAGGATAGACGGCTATGTCGGGACCGTCACGTCATCGATTTATCATGGGAATTGACCAAGCACCACactgaaatttgaaaagtttgagactgaattgacatccttACGGTAGATTTCGAACCCTAAAATGAAAGAGATCTACATTCAATTTAATCAGGTaagatttcttttcaatttgttgACAAATTATCTCGACATATATGGGACCAGTGGACAATTACTTTGATCATTTAAGCTACGTCTTATCCATTTTTGAATACCATATGGCCATAGCACGGCAtcttcacccaaaaaaaaaaaaatggcatctTTTAATGagattttcaaataaaatcatgACATCTAATTTTAGATCGAATGGCCTTGTCGATGGATTTCTTTATAATAGAGATATTCACCAGATAAAGCGCTAATATcgtcaatgaaaatatatttttttatttggttatttgaaatagcaaaatcaatcaaaacagTGAATCCCGCATGTAATTGCAATCCACTCGAGAGGACAAAAACGTGAGGCGTAAATCGTCCGACACGCTCGACACGACATCTAGTGGACGAGAGACGCCAGGAGGCAAAAAAGTGATCAGCAGTCGAGTCTGTCTAATTGGACACCCATCGGAAAGTGGATGGCGGTCCACGCGATAACGAGTCCGCTCCCGTCGAGCCTCTCCGGCTGCACTATCCTTAGGTGTTCTAATTTCTTCCCACTAACCACGGCTCGGCCCAGCCTGGCCCGGCCTAACCTTTGGCTCCGACATCACTTGTCTATCGCTCCTAATCTCTAAGGCAACGTGGAAGAATTCATCTTTGTCTTATGAAAATTTGCAAAGAATTCGATGCTCACTTGTCGCCGACGAGTCTGTGCATTCTGTGAATGAGGTCCTCCTCTTGCTCGGTCATGTCTATGTGCTCCCACTCGATACTACTAACCTCTGCTGAACAAACAAGAGAAAGAGACAATCTTTTAGCCAAGGAGAAGCAGCACATGCATGTTGCGAATAGAGGGAACGCGAGATCGAACCTTCTGAACTGGAAGGTCCGGCGATTCTGGCTTGTCTCCGACGGCTCTTTCCCGGAGCTTCCATAGGGGATTGcccgaaaaagaaaggaggaggaagaagaagaagaaggagatgagaatgggagagagagagagagagagagtgagtagGATGTGAGTTTGAATGTTGGGATATGGACATTTAGTAGTAGAATGAGACTTACTAGatgtccgagagagagagagagagagagagagagagagagagagagagagagagagagagtatgttgGTAATACACAAGCGCCACAAAAACCATCCCACTCAGTGCTATACTTCCCAACCAACCATGAGAAGCTTTTGGCCTTATTGCCTCAGTTGACTTGTAGGATTTTGTAGACTTGTAGTTGACAATCCAAACccaatctagagagagagagagagagagagagagagagagagagagatgcctcCAATTGGAAATCTACTTAAATTTGGagttctctttttaatttgagCTAATTTACTCTGCATGGTCCTAAGCTGATGTTGGTGTAATTTTCAggatgaaatcattttttgtcATCTCCTTGTACATCTGCATGATTCTCGACTTTCATACAAGCTAGAGGGACGTTTATGGCGGATCTTACGCCACTCGCAATCTCATATTCAGCCTCATAATTATGCACATATAGAATCAAGCACTACATGGAAGGGGAACGAGAGAAACTTGGGTCCTTCGAGGTCTGGTGCTGCTTTCGCCCAATGACTGAAGTTGGGCAGATTAATCTTCAGTCGGGTTCCTTTCATCGTGTTTTTGGGAAGCTTTCAAGCATCTTTTCTCGCCTGGAGTTCCTCTTTTCGACTCTTCAATTTGGGTCGCGGTCGTTTCTCGACTCTTAGTAGATTTCAACATGTACATTAGAATGCTATTAGTTTCATTGAACAAAGAGCAAGCCTGAGCGTTCTTAATTAAATATGTGATGAGACTTGAAATGTTTCTTTCCCTAAAGTACAATGTGTTCTTGTCATGTTAGATTCAAACGAAGCATGTGGCCACCCAATGTTGGGACAGAAGAGAAGccaaagaaaaagcaaacacaacaaaactttcaaatgaaCCAACCCCCATCATCTCCCTCTCCTCTAATCTTCCCTCCCTTTATCAAGCCAGCTTTCAAGATAAGGAATCACAAAAAACCAATCATTAGACATTGTTTTTCCGGTTGTTCATCACttgatattcataaaaaaaaagggagatcaTGATGAGCCAAAAAGCTGGTGCTTGCTGAATCTCCAGGAATGATAGGTGGCTACAATGACGAGACAAGAAGGGATATCGTTAAAAAAACATGGAAAGGAGATAATCTTGATATGAGAAAACTTTTGTAAGTTTCCTGGTTGTCTGGATGCAGTTCAACTAACAGTCTAGTTATTCACCTGAATAGTTTCAAACTAGggtttcaaaatctttttt
Protein-coding sequences here:
- the LOC125315928 gene encoding transcription factor CPC-like, yielding MSISQHSNSHPTHSLSLSLSHSHLLLLLLPPPFFFGQSPMEAPGKSRRRQARIAGPSSSEEVSSIEWEHIDMTEQEEDLIHRMHRLVGDKWDLIAGRIPGRSAAEIERFWIMKHREGFTERRREPKKAKPRRLSSD